From a single Solanum dulcamara chromosome 4, daSolDulc1.2, whole genome shotgun sequence genomic region:
- the LOC129885048 gene encoding uncharacterized protein LOC129885048 — translation MGSLIGHVVPGFGFFLVGIWHLLNHIKLHAFHPKSYTSLPWFPAPRTRYAELFVIMFGTLVSISMELFIGPSKHQPFDSDGTIPSYHLHNFEHANISLTFFVYAAFSILFDKIIPSTSAQNSLTLFLGAVAFGQELLLFHLHSTDHKGVEGQYHWLLQVIIFSSFMTTLLGIPFPKSFLNSFVRSYSIMFQGIWMMVIGIMLWTPEFISKGCLLNFEEGHKVVRCHNKEALERAKALVNIQFSWYLVGVTVFTVSLYLVLVKFFRENVEYLSLIRKFEKEDLEDVEAQKKRLVSHAEQKRFLEMGKLENN, via the exons atgggcTCATTGATAGGTCACGTAGTACCAGGGTTTGGTTTCTTTCTTGTTGGTATTTGGCATTTGCTCAACCACATAAAATTACATGCATTTCACCCAAAATCCTACACTTCCTTGCCATGGTTTCCAGCTCCAAGAACAAG GTATGCGGAGCTTTTCGTGATTATGTTTGGCACCTTAGTCTCCATATCAATGGAACTCTTCATTGGTCCATCAAAACACCAACCATTCGATTCTGATGGAACCATACCTTCATATCATCTCCATAACTTTGAACATGCAAATATCTCCCTTACTTTCTTTGTCTATGCAGCCTTTTCGATATTATTCGACAAAATCATCCCTTCAACCTCAGCACAAAATAGTCTTACATTATTTCTTGGAGCTGTTGCTTTTGGTCAAGAACTCCTTCTCTTCCATCTTCATTCTACTGACCATAAAGGTGTTGAAGGACAATACCATTGGCTTCTCCAAGTTATCATTTTTTCATCTTTCATGACTACCCTTTTGGGAATTCCTTTCCCTAAAAGTTTCTTGAATAGTTTTGTGAGATCATATAGTATTATGTTTCAAGGAATTTGGATGATGGTCATAGGTATCATGCTTTGGACTCCAGAATTCATCTCAAAAGGTTGCCTTTTGAACTTTGAAGAAGGGCATAAAGTGGTTAGATGTCATAATAAGGAAGCACTTGAAAGAGCAAAGGCATTAGTAAATATCCAATTCAGTTGGTATTTGGTTGGGGTTACTGTTTTTACCGTCTCCCTTTATTTGGTTCTTGTCAAGTTTTTTAGAGAAAATGTTGAGTACTTGTCTTTAATAAGAAAATTTGAGAAGGAGGATTTGGAGGATGTTGAAGCTCAGAAGAAAAGACTTGTCAGCCATGCTGAGCAAAAGAGGTTTCTTGAAATGGGAAAACTAGAGAATAATTAG